The genomic interval ATCACACCATAGGCATAGGCGCTCAGGTAATTAGAACCCTGGAATATAAAAGTGAGTACAAAAAATACCTTTTCCCAGCCTTTAGACATTGTAAATGCCCGGTGAGCTGCGTAACGGTGCAGGAAAAAAGTCTGGAAGAACAAGGAGCCATACCAGTGGATAGCAAAGAAGATTAATATAGCGATCATATGTTATTGCGTTTTGTTCAAATATTCCCTTTCCTGCTAAGAATACCCAACTAAATCAGACGACTGGTAGCCCTGCGTCGACGACCTGTAGAAATATCTAACCGGATGGTATCAGGAATTAAGCCAGTCTTTGAAAATCTGCACCCGTTCGCGGCTTACAAACACCTCTTCCTCTTCAGGCGGCTGTAATTCCAGCTTCAGGCGGCCGTTAAAATGAGGATGAATTTTACGGATACAATCCAGGGAAATGAGCCTGCTGCGGCTGATGCGGTTAAAGCGTTTGGGATCTACCTGTTCGGTAATTTGATCGAGGGTAGATTCAATAATGTACTTATGATTGTCGAAGGTAAGAAGAAAGCTAAGTTTCTGTTCACTCTTGAAATAAGCAATATCAGCCGTTCGGATTACTGCCAGACTATTGCCTTTTTTTACCAGAAAGCGTTCTTTAAAATCTTCCTTCGGCTTTTCCATACTAAACCTCAGGCCTTTTTTCAACAGCCGGTAGGTCTGGTTTTCGTATTTTTTGAGGGCAGCCCTCAGTTCATCTACATCTATGGGTTTGAGCAGGTAATCTATGCTGTTTTGTTTAAAGGCTTGTATGGCATACTGGCTGTAAGCCGTGGTATAAATAATAGGCGATTCAATAGGCAACTGCCGGAACAACTCAAAGCTTTCTTTGTCTTCCAGTTGTATGTCGGAGAAGATAAGGTCAGGCTCGGGATTAGTCCGGAACCACTTTAATCCACTTTCTACAGAAGGAAGAATAGCCACTACCTCAATGGACGCATCTATCTGGTGAAGCTGGAGGCTCAGCTTTTCGGCAGAAAAAAATTCATCTTCTATGATAACTACTTTCATTCTCCTTGTTGAATTTGAGGCAAACCTACCCGGAATACTTCCTTGGTATTTTCAATCATAATTGATTTGCCAGTGACATATTTATACCTGGCTTCCAGATTTTTTAGCCCGATTCCGGTAGATTCTTCCTTATTCTCTTTTACATTCAGGTTATTTTCTACCCACAAGACATCGTCAGTCTGGTAAATCTGGAGCGCCAGAGGCTGGTCATTTGAGATACGGTTGTGTTTTACCGCATTTTCCACCAGCAATTGTACCGACATGGGGAGAACATAAAAATGAGTGTCTGGTAATTTTATATTCAGGATGACTTTGTTATAAAACCGCACGTTGAGTAAAAAACAATAGGCTTTTACCACCTCAATTTCCTTGCTCAGCTTCACCTGTGTTTCTTCATTATGTTCCAGCACATAGCGGTATACCTGCGATAGTTTGGTAATAAACTGATCGGCTAGTACTGGATCTTTATATACAATTCCACTAAGTACGCTTAAGCTGTTAAACAAAAAATGAGGGTCGAGTTGTTTTTTCAGGCCTTCTACCTTGGCAATGAGGTTTTCCTGACGTAGTCTTTCCTGTTCCAGCAGCGACTGTTTCCATTTGCCAAACAGAAAGGTACCCTCATTAAACGCAATAAATACCAGCGCCAGCAGAAAAGAAACAATAATGTTTTGAAGGATTACTCCTAGCGTAATATTGACAGCCGATACCAGGTAGCCATAGGTAAGAATACCAGCAATGAGCATCATCGAAGAAAATACAAATATCCAGGCGATTTCGTGGGCCAGGTGTTTACCGATACTTTTCTCCCAGGGAACAAAGAACAAGACAAGCGCCTGAATCAGTTTGCTGCCTTCCCATATCACATAACTGGTAAGGGTAGCCACCAGAATAGAAAGCAGGTGTGCACTGGAACCCAGTTCTAAAGGAATGAAGAAAGTAGGAACCACAATACCAAAGGATAACGCTCCAAGCAAAGCCGTCCACCTGATGCGAAAGGTATATTTGAAACGTTCTTCCACCTGTATAGCTTTTGGATACATACCCTGGTAATAGACGTGACACAATTAATTTAGGTGCAAATCTAATGAGAAAGCATTGGAATTATATAGTTAATACTATACGCTTACCTTGTCTGATGTGATAAAAGAAGATTAAAAACCCGGCTTATACATCAGGTAAACTCTTCAGAAATTCTTCCGTTTTATGCTCTAGCCTCTCAGCATAGATACTTTTCTGGCAGTGCCGATTCCTGATACCACCGTTTTATTTATATATTTATTGTTACCCTTATGGAAAAAATCAACTGTATTCTGTTAATTGATGATGATCCGGTTACTAATTATTTGCATGAAAGTTTAATACATTCTGTGTTGGAAACCGCACAGATTCTAATTGCCAGAAACGGCGAAGAAGGACTCAAATTAGTAGATAAAGGCTGTTCAGACGGAGAAGCACCGGCGCTTATCCTGGTGGATCTGAATATGCCGGTAATGGATGGAATAGGCTTTTTGAAGCGCTACAAACAGTGGATTGAGCAGTATCCTTCCTCCTCGGTTGTCGCTGTATTAACCACTTCTACTAATCCCAGAGACATTGAAAAGGTAGCGCAACTTGAAATAGCGCCGCTGTTGCCCAAACCTTTGCAAGAGGAGCATTTACAAACGCTGGTCGAAACCTACTGGCAACGAAAAAGCAGCCGAAGCAATCTTTAAATGTAGCAAATGCTTGATTTCAGCCAGTACCATATCAAGCGTTATACCAACCAGGACAGCGTAATAAAAGTATACCTGTGAAAAATGTATTTTCAGTTAAAATGGATAATGCGTATTCATCAATTATGCAAAATGCTGACTAACACCTATGTTAATAATAAATAACGAACAATAAGCAACGCTTTAGTATTATTTTCATGTCCCAAGATAATTCATTTTATATGGTAGCCATAGGCATGTCAGCCGGAGGTTTTCCAGCCCTCGAAAAATTGATTGCTTCGCTGCCTGATCCGGTTCATGCCTGTTTCGTAATCATAGTACACTTACCCAAAGATAGCAAAAGCCGTATGGCTTCGCTGCTTTCTACCATCACCTATCTCCCAGTAAGCTGGGCTAAACAGGCCGAAAAACCTGAAACTAGCCATATATATGTATTGCCGCCCGGGTATCTGCTGACCATGCAAGAAGGCAACTTCCATCTGCAACCCAGAGCTGCTGACCAGAACATTAACCGGGCTGTTGATATATTTTTCACTTCATTGGCAAAAGAAGTCAAACAACGGGCGATCGGCATTATTTTATCAGGAAGCGGGTCTGATGGCCTGGAGGGCGTACAAGCAATCGAAGCCAACGGTGGTCTTGTGTTGGTACAACATCCGGCTACGGCTCAGTTTGAAAGCATGCCTGCCAATGTAGTAAATAACGATCATCCTGATTTTATTACATCTCCTGAAGGCATTGCCCATGCACTCAGGTGCCATTTGCAAATACCTCCTTTTCAATCCGCCAGCGAGAATTAATAGATGTTTGCAGCTTAGTAAATCTATGCAAATGTACTCTTCTGCTTTTATTAGCAGGATAAAGCAATCGGACTAAAGGGCATCTCAATCTTTTTGAAAGGCCGTAAAAATAACTACTTTGTTCCGGAATACTTGTCCGGCACTTTCTAATCTTTGTTTGGTTGAATAGAATCTATGCTTAGTGGTAAACGGTCTCGTTCAATATTATTTCTTTAAGTATGAATACTAATCTTTCTTTTCAGCAGCCTCTTACCCTTGATAACTGCGACCGGGAACCCATCCATATTCCGGGCCTTATTCAACCACACGGTTTCTTACTGGTCGTAAGTGTACCTGACTGGAAAATTGTGCAGGTAAGCGCCAATACGAGTGAACACCTGTCAATAACTCCTGAGCAATTACCTGGAAAATCAATAACTGGTATATTGGGAGAGGCTTTTGCCCACACACTTACTACCTTTCTGGCATCAGAAAGGTCCGGGTTTTCTGTCCGCCGGGAAATTAAGCAGGTAGATTTGGCATTAGGAAAGTATCATGCAATTATTCATCCCCATCCACATTTTTGGATACTGGAGTTTGAAGCGCTGGCAGACGAAGCAGAGATTGATTTCTCCTACCTGAATGGGATGTTAAGCCATCTACAACAGGCAGGAACGCTTATTGAGTTTTGCCATACGGCTGCCTCCCAGATCCGTTTGCTTACCGGCTTTGACCGTGTAATGGTATACCGCTTCGATGAAGCCTACAATGGGGAAGTAATTGCAGAAGCCAGGCGGGAGGATTTAGAGCCTTTTTTAGGTTTGCATTATCCAGCCACTGATATTCCCAAACAAGCACGTGAGTTGTATGAGAAAAACTGGATTCGCTATATACGGGATGTACAGTACACATCTGTTCCCCTAGTTCCGGTAGAAAATCCACTCACAAAACAGCCGCTGGATATGAGTTTTGCCGTATTGCGCAGCGTTTCGCCGATTCATATAGAATACCTGAAAAATATGGGTGTAGGTGCTTCTATGTCTATTTCTATATTGAAAGAGGGCAAACTCTGGGGCTTATTTGCCTGTCATCATTATGGGCCGCATGCCGTAAGTTACCTGTTGCGGAATACCTGTGAGTTTTTAGGGCGAACTTTTTCGATGATGTTGCTGGAAAAAGAAAAACGGGAAGAAGCAGCCTATCACCTCCGCATCCGTTCTGTGCAAACCAAACTGCTGGAACAAATGTCACATATGGAAAATTCTTTGCAGGGATTAATAGCCGGAGAAACATCAGTAATGGATTTATTTGAAGTGGGCGGAGCAGCTTTATGTGTGGATGGAGAATGTTATTTGCTGGGCGATACTCCAGATAGAGAAGATGTCTTAACATTAACTTCATGGTTGTCTGCCCATGCTTACCAGGATGTATTTTATACAGATGCGCTGTCCACAATTAATCCGGCAGCGCATGCCTACCAGGATAGAGCAAGTGGATTACTGGCCATCACCCTTTCTAAAGTTCAGCAGGAATATTTATTGTGGTTCCGCCCGGAAGTAGTGCAAACCGTAACCTGGGCAGGCAATCCTGCTAAAGTAGCAGAAATCAGCGAGGATGGCTTGCGGTTATCTCCACGAAAGTCTTTTCAGTCATGGGTGCAGCAGGTAAAAGGAACGGCTTTGCCCTGGCATCCGGTAGAAATCAGGGTGGTAACCGAATTGCGCAATACCATTATTGATATGATTCTCAAAATTGCAGGCGAGCTAAAATTAAGAGCCGACCTGTTAATGCGCCTGAATATCGAACTGGAACAGAGTAATAACGAACTGGATTCTTTTGCCTATATCGCCTCCCATGATTTAAAAGAGCCCTTGCGGGGTATACACAATTACTCCCGGTTTTTACTGGAAGACTACGCCGATAAGCTGGATGAAAATGGCAAAAGTAAACTTCAAACCCTGGTCCGGTTGAGTACCCGCATGGACGAATTACTGGATTCCCTGCTGCATTTTTCCAGAGTAGGCCGGTTAGACCTCAACTTAAAACCAACCAATCTCAATCTGCTTCTGGAGGAAGTACTGGAAGAACTCCATTTGCGTATGGTGCAAACCGGTGCAAAAATAAGTATACAGCCTCACTTTCCGGTAGTAGACTGCGATCCCATACGGGTGAAAGAAGTGTTTGTTAACTTATTGACCAATGCCCTTAAATACAATGATAAGCCTAACAAGTGGATTGAGATAGGATGGATAAAAACAGAAAATATGCATGTATCTCCGGCAACACATGCTCCGTATACATTCTTCGTCCGGGATAATGGGATTGGTATTGCGGCGAAACATTTTGAAAATGTATTTAAAATTTTTAAACGCCTGCATACCCAGGATAAATTTGGCGGGGGTACTGGTGCCGGCTTAACCATTGTCCGGAAAATTATTGAACGCCACAGCGGCAAAATATGGCTGGAATCCGCTCCCGGAGAAGGCACTACTTTTTATTTCACGCTTACTTCCACATAAAACTTTGGAAAAAACACATATCAATAAAATACTCCTGGTAGAGGATAGTGAAGAAGATTATACCGCTACTTTACGGGCCTTTGCCAAATCTTCCATCGAAAATCCGGTTTTTCGCTGTTCAGATGGCGACGAAGTACTGGATTACCTGTACCGCCAGAATCAGTTTAAAGATCTGGTAGGTTCACCTTATCCGGTATTGATCCTGCTGGATTTAAATCTGCCGGCTACCGATGGTAAAACCGTGCTTTCGCAGATCAAACAGGATGAACTGCTTAAGAAAATTCCTGTCGTCATATTAAGTACTTCCCGTAACCAGACAGATGTGAATGATTGCTACCTGCTGGGTGCCAGCAGCTACATTGTGAAGGAAGCTGATTTTGACCACTTTACCCAAACCATTCAGGCTTTCAAACAATTCTGGCTCAAGACGGCATTATTGCCCGGAGCGTAAACACCAATATGCAGGAAACAAAAAAAATACTCATTATCGAGGATAACGAAGAAGACCGGTATACCTTTAAGAGATATTTATCTACCCCTAATTGTGCCCAGATCGGTTCTTTCCAGGTGATTGAGACTTCATATGGAAATGCCGGGATCACGCTTTATAAAAACGAACAGCCTGATTGCGTATTACTGGATTTTTCCCTGCCAGATATGGATGGCCTGGAAGTATTAGAAAATCTGCGCAATAACAGCCAGCCAGATCAATTGTGTGTAATTTTGCTTACAGGCACCGGCAATGAAACCATTGCGGTAGAAGCTTTAAAAAATGGCGCTGCTGATTACCTGACCAAGGGAAAATTTACAGTCGAACGTTTTTGTCATGCCTTAGAAGGCGCCCTGGAAAAAACAGCCATCCGCCAGGAATTAGCCAGGCAGCGTGAATTGTTATATACGCAGAATGCACAATTAGAGCAGGCAAAG from Rhodocytophaga rosea carries:
- a CDS encoding sensor histidine kinase; translated protein: MYPKAIQVEERFKYTFRIRWTALLGALSFGIVVPTFFIPLELGSSAHLLSILVATLTSYVIWEGSKLIQALVLFFVPWEKSIGKHLAHEIAWIFVFSSMMLIAGILTYGYLVSAVNITLGVILQNIIVSFLLALVFIAFNEGTFLFGKWKQSLLEQERLRQENLIAKVEGLKKQLDPHFLFNSLSVLSGIVYKDPVLADQFITKLSQVYRYVLEHNEETQVKLSKEIEVVKAYCFLLNVRFYNKVILNIKLPDTHFYVLPMSVQLLVENAVKHNRISNDQPLALQIYQTDDVLWVENNLNVKENKEESTGIGLKNLEARYKYVTGKSIMIENTKEVFRVGLPQIQQGE
- a CDS encoding chemotaxis protein CheB; this translates as MSQDNSFYMVAIGMSAGGFPALEKLIASLPDPVHACFVIIVHLPKDSKSRMASLLSTITYLPVSWAKQAEKPETSHIYVLPPGYLLTMQEGNFHLQPRAADQNINRAVDIFFTSLAKEVKQRAIGIILSGSGSDGLEGVQAIEANGGLVLVQHPATAQFESMPANVVNNDHPDFITSPEGIAHALRCHLQIPPFQSASEN
- a CDS encoding response regulator, which produces MEKTHINKILLVEDSEEDYTATLRAFAKSSIENPVFRCSDGDEVLDYLYRQNQFKDLVGSPYPVLILLDLNLPATDGKTVLSQIKQDELLKKIPVVILSTSRNQTDVNDCYLLGASSYIVKEADFDHFTQTIQAFKQFWLKTALLPGA
- a CDS encoding LytR/AlgR family response regulator transcription factor: MKVVIIEDEFFSAEKLSLQLHQIDASIEVVAILPSVESGLKWFRTNPEPDLIFSDIQLEDKESFELFRQLPIESPIIYTTAYSQYAIQAFKQNSIDYLLKPIDVDELRAALKKYENQTYRLLKKGLRFSMEKPKEDFKERFLVKKGNSLAVIRTADIAYFKSEQKLSFLLTFDNHKYIIESTLDQITEQVDPKRFNRISRSRLISLDCIRKIHPHFNGRLKLELQPPEEEEVFVSRERVQIFKDWLNS
- a CDS encoding ATP-binding protein is translated as MNTNLSFQQPLTLDNCDREPIHIPGLIQPHGFLLVVSVPDWKIVQVSANTSEHLSITPEQLPGKSITGILGEAFAHTLTTFLASERSGFSVRREIKQVDLALGKYHAIIHPHPHFWILEFEALADEAEIDFSYLNGMLSHLQQAGTLIEFCHTAASQIRLLTGFDRVMVYRFDEAYNGEVIAEARREDLEPFLGLHYPATDIPKQARELYEKNWIRYIRDVQYTSVPLVPVENPLTKQPLDMSFAVLRSVSPIHIEYLKNMGVGASMSISILKEGKLWGLFACHHYGPHAVSYLLRNTCEFLGRTFSMMLLEKEKREEAAYHLRIRSVQTKLLEQMSHMENSLQGLIAGETSVMDLFEVGGAALCVDGECYLLGDTPDREDVLTLTSWLSAHAYQDVFYTDALSTINPAAHAYQDRASGLLAITLSKVQQEYLLWFRPEVVQTVTWAGNPAKVAEISEDGLRLSPRKSFQSWVQQVKGTALPWHPVEIRVVTELRNTIIDMILKIAGELKLRADLLMRLNIELEQSNNELDSFAYIASHDLKEPLRGIHNYSRFLLEDYADKLDENGKSKLQTLVRLSTRMDELLDSLLHFSRVGRLDLNLKPTNLNLLLEEVLEELHLRMVQTGAKISIQPHFPVVDCDPIRVKEVFVNLLTNALKYNDKPNKWIEIGWIKTENMHVSPATHAPYTFFVRDNGIGIAAKHFENVFKIFKRLHTQDKFGGGTGAGLTIVRKIIERHSGKIWLESAPGEGTTFYFTLTST
- a CDS encoding response regulator, which translates into the protein MEKINCILLIDDDPVTNYLHESLIHSVLETAQILIARNGEEGLKLVDKGCSDGEAPALILVDLNMPVMDGIGFLKRYKQWIEQYPSSSVVAVLTTSTNPRDIEKVAQLEIAPLLPKPLQEEHLQTLVETYWQRKSSRSNL